The window CCTGGCCGCCGAGGACCACGAGTTCCGGCTCGGTGGCGCCACCGCCCACCTTCTCGACCTGGCCGAGGTGCTGTCATGAAATTCACGCTGGGGATCGCGCTGAGTCCGCTCGACCAGTTGACCGAGCTCGCCCGTACCGCTGAGGAATGTGGTTTCGCCTCGATCGCGTTGCCGGATTCGCTGTTCTATTCCGAGCACGTCTCCGCCGCATATCCCTACACGCCGGACGGCAGCCGTTTCTGGAATGCCGACACCCCGTGGCCGGACCCGATGGTGGCGGCCGGGGCGATGGGCGCGGTCACCTCGACGATCCGTTTCTACACCCAGGTCCTCAAACTCGATCCGCGGAATCCGGTGCTGCTCGCGCGGCAGATCGGCACGGTCGCGGCGCTCACCGGAAACCGGTTCGGGCTCGGTGTCGGGCTCGGCTGGTCGCCCGAGGAATCGCACTGGTGCGGTCAGCCGTTCTCCGATCGCGGGGCCCGCGCCGACGAGTCGATCGAGATTCTCAAACGGATTCTCGGCGGTGGCATGGTGTCGTTTCACGGTAAGCATTTCTCGTTCGAGAAACTGCAGATGAGCCCGGCGCCGACCGAACCGGTCCCGTTCTACGTCGGCGGGCATTCCGAACCGGCGCTGCGCCGGGCCGCGCGGATCGGCGACGGCTGGTCCTCGGCGATGATCGGTTTCGACGATCTGCGGACCACGATCACCAGGCTGGCCGAGCTCCGCGCCGAGTACGGCCGCGCCCACCTGCCGTTCGAGATCCAGGCGGTCTGCATCGACCGGCCCGGCCTCGACGGGTTCCGGCAGCAGGCCGAGATCGGCGTCACCGATGCCATCGTCATCCCGTGGCGCCGCCTCGACGCCTCCCTCCAGGAGAAACGTGACGCTCTGCGCCGCTTCGCGGACCGATTCGTGGGGCCGCTAGCCTCGGCCGGGTGACCTCTCCCGCTGCCCCGCCCCGCCCGGCGTCCCGGCCGGTCGAACTGCGCCCGGTCGGCCGGGCCGATCGTGCCGTGCTGACCAATCTCGGACAACTGTTCAGGCACGACCTGTCCGAGTCCTACGGGCACGTGCCGAACGACGACGGGTCCTTCAACGACCGTTCCGTCGATCTCTTCCTGGCCGGCGCCGACCCGGAGGCCCGCGGCTGGCTGATCACCGCCGCGGGCCGTACCGGAGGATTCGTGCTGACCGCCGCGCATCCGGACGGCGGCCGTACCATTTCGGCGTTCTTCGTGGTTCGCGGTCTGCGCCGGACCGGCGTCGGCCGGATCGCCGCCCTGGAGGTCATCCGCATGGTTCCGGGCCGCTGGGTGATCGGTTTCCAGCGATACAACCCGGGCGTCGAGGATTTCTGGTCCGCCATCGCCACCGAATTGACCGGTGACAAATGGCGGATCCACGACGGCCCGACGCCGGAGACGCGTCCACCGGACACCTTCATAACCCTTGATCTGGTACGCGCTCCGTGGCCGGACGACCGCATCTGACCGGTCTCAGCCCCAGAGGGCGGTGCTCCAGTCCTCGGTGGAGGCATAGCGGGCCCCGCTCCAGTCGTCCGTCGACCAGGCCCGTCCGCTCCACGCCCGTCCGCTCCAGCTCGGGTCGGTCCAGGTCCGGCTGCCGCTCCACGGGATCGCCTGCCACACCGCCGAACCCCAGGTGCGGGACGCGAACGACGTGCCGTTCCACCCGTCGCCCGCGATCGGCGTGCCCATCCAGGTGCCGCCGATCCAGGACCGCTCGGCCGCCGACATGGCCGCCCAGTTGGCGCTGTGGAACGGTCCGAAGACGGTGAACTCACCGGTCAGCGGCACGTTGTTGCTGACCACCCGGCTGTCGCCGCGGGCTTCGTCGAGCCGGCCGTCACCGGCGGACAGCGGGAACGGCTGTCCGGCGGCGGCCGGGGTCAGGCCCAGCGCGGTGTTCACGTTGACCTGCTTCAGCCGCAGCGAACCCGCTTTGCCGGCGGTCAACGCCGTACCCCGTTTGAGAAGGTCCTTGACCTGGTCGGGGGTGAGCGACGGCCGGGCCTGCAGCAGCAGCGCGACGGCCGCGGACGTCACCGCGGTGGCCTGCGAGGTGCCGCTCCCCCGGAACAGCGTGCTGCCGCTGCGTGCCGCCGGGTACGCCGTGTCGATGGCCGACCCCGGGTCCCGCAACGACAGGATCGACTCGCCCGGCGCCAGCACGTCGATCGCCTTGCCGTTGGTGCCGCTGTTGGTGAACGTGGCCAGGTCGTCGTCGACGGTGGAGACGGTGCCCTTGGTGGCGGCGGCGCCGACC of the Actinoplanes sichuanensis genome contains:
- a CDS encoding TIGR03619 family F420-dependent LLM class oxidoreductase; translated protein: MKFTLGIALSPLDQLTELARTAEECGFASIALPDSLFYSEHVSAAYPYTPDGSRFWNADTPWPDPMVAAGAMGAVTSTIRFYTQVLKLDPRNPVLLARQIGTVAALTGNRFGLGVGLGWSPEESHWCGQPFSDRGARADESIEILKRILGGGMVSFHGKHFSFEKLQMSPAPTEPVPFYVGGHSEPALRRAARIGDGWSSAMIGFDDLRTTITRLAELRAEYGRAHLPFEIQAVCIDRPGLDGFRQQAEIGVTDAIVIPWRRLDASLQEKRDALRRFADRFVGPLASAG
- a CDS encoding S8 family serine peptidase, with amino-acid sequence MKRTRRALRTAVAVALPLALVGGSALTVPGAKPEPMGRAWSGRWLTTTGSTTGTTIRDVRSIIGADTGAAAGLTGAGVGVALLDTGIAPVAGLPAGKVVNGPDLSFESQADNLRYLDSYGHGTHMAGIIVGNDTASGTRGVAPGAQLTSLKLGTANGAVDVSQVIAAVDWVVEHRNDDPANPIRVLNLSYGSGGNPSAASDPLQYAVERAWKAGIVVVVAAGNDGNAETRLTNPATDPFVIAVGAAATKGTVSTVDDDLATFTNSGTNGKAIDVLAPGESILSLRDPGSAIDTAYPAARSGSTLFRGSGTSQATAVTSAAVALLLQARPSLTPDQVKDLLKRGTALTAGKAGSLRLKQVNVNTALGLTPAAAGQPFPLSAGDGRLDEARGDSRVVSNNVPLTGEFTVFGPFHSANWAAMSAAERSWIGGTWMGTPIAGDGWNGTSFASRTWGSAVWQAIPWSGSRTWTDPSWSGRAWSGRAWSTDDWSGARYASTEDWSTALWG